TGATattatgttttaaaattttttggGTGCCAAATTGCTGAACATGCAAGTTGATAACAATGCATGGAACGAAACCAGGCATCTAGGACCTAAGTGAACAGGGCAAGCAACAATTAAACCACCTTAATCAATCAGATTAATCGATTGTGTAATTAACAGCATAAGGACTAAGAACAATGTATAAATTACAGTAGAAgaattcaatgtcaaatcagGTAAAAAGAAAGCAAAGGACAAGTAGGGCAATGgatggagggaaggagagagggagggaggaagagagagagagaaagaaagacagaatggaaaagctaaaaataaaaatcaccacTTTAAACTTGCAGGAATGATGCTTCAGGTATGTATTAGTTAATTTTTAAATATATGTTGAACATATCTCCAGTGTAGGTGGAGCAGGAACTTGAGCTTGCTGACCTagtcagaagtcatacgacaCTCGGTtacagtccagcaggtttatttgaaatcacaaacttttggagcataGCATCTTCATCACAAGACGGATGAAGGGACCAtgttatgaaagcttgtgatttcaaataaatctgttggactgtaacctggtgtcatgtgacttctgactttgtccatcccagtccaacaccagcaattCCACTTCATTTCTGACCTAGATGCAGAGATGTTACCATTATGCTACAAGAGTCTTCTAAAGATGTCATACTATTCTGCAGAAACATCAGAGCGTACTATGAGCCCCATTCATTTAGTGATAGGAAATTCTGGACCAATAAGTTATAGAACGTTTACATTCTGAAACTGTCTGTCAAATATCATAGAATTGTAGTATCCCCACAGtgcacaaggaggccattcagcccatcaacagCACCATCCGTCTGAAAATTATTCCACCCAGATCTATCAACTCCCCAACGTTTCCACATAACTCTGCACACATTtgctaatccaccttacctgcgcatccctgggcaccacaGGGCAATTTTAaaatggtcaatccacctataCTGCATATTGATGGACTGTTATCTCACAGTAGTAACTCTGATGCTGATGGTGAACAAATCAAATTTTACCAATGAAGCGCATTATGCAATAAATACAACACATGGGGTCATGAAACGTCTTTGATAAAATTAAAAGGCATTGCTTAAAGCTACCAGTCTCAGAGTTAAGATTCACTGAATAGAGAAATAATTTCATCTGTTTTTTGTAAAGATGAGCTTCAGGAATAAGTAATTTATACACTGGCAATGTGATTTCTGTTTCATACCAGGGCGTACAGAAATTGGTCACAAATCAGGGGTCAACAGTGTTGATACAAAAGTATATGTTGCTGAATTAAACTTTGTTGAAAGACTTGAATATTTGCCTAGTATTAAGGAACATTTATTTTTAACAGGTGGGTTTTTAACCTTTCAATTGCATATCAAGTTAAAATTTATTCAAATGCAACTGTCACATACCTAGTCATTAGATTTCTTGGCAGGGAATAATTTTATAGGCGTAAAATTAACACAGTGAGTGTTAATTTCAGTAAGCAACAGCTTAATAAGAAAGGATGGTGGTCAAGTTGTCTGACTCATTACTgggtcataaaatgtgaggctggatgaacacagcaggccaagcagcatctcaggagcacaaaagctgacgtttcgggcctagacccttcatcagagagggggatggggggagggaactggaataaatagggagagagggggaggcggaccgaagatggagagtaaagaagataggtggagaaggtgtgggtggggaggtagggaggggataggtcagtccagggaagacggacaggtcaaggaggtgggatgaggttagtaggtagctgggggtgcggcttggggtgggaggaagggatgggtgagaggaagaaccggttagggaggcagagacaggttggactggttttgggatgcagtgggtgggggggaagagctgggctggttgtgtggtgcagtggggggaggggatgaactgggctggtttagggatgcagtgggggaaggggagattttgaaactggtgaagtccacattgataccatatggctgcagggttcccaggcggaatatgagttgctgttcctgcaaccttcgggtggcatcattgtggcagtgcaggaggcccatgatggacatgtcatcaagagaatgggagggggagtggaaatggtttgcgactgggagctcttcccccccacccactgcatcccaaaaccagtccaacctgtctctgcctccctaaccggttcttcctctcacccatcccttcctcccaccccaagccgcacccccagctacctactaacctcatcccacctccttgacctgtccgtcttccctggactgacctatcccctccctacctccccacccacaccttctccacctatcttctttactctccatcttcggtccgcctccccctctctccctatttattccagttccctccccccatccccctctctgatgaagggtctaggcccgaaacgtcagcttttgtgctcctgagatgctgcttggcctgctgtgttcatccagcctcacattttattgtcttggaatctccagcatctgcagttcccattatctctcattactgGGTCAACCTGTTCTCCAAGATTTTATAGCAGCTTCCTAAAACAGGCTTTAGGCTATTTACAAATGGAAATTAGGATCTTAATCCCCACTTTAGATGTTCTTGTGAAATTGATTTGCTATCATTGAAACAGTCATAGGACCCATTCTGCTTTGGATTTTCATTGGTCCATGCAGTCAGCAAAAGAAACACAGCTTCATTTCTCTTTACAACTATATCGAAGATCCTGGCTATgctatcataggagcaggagagccttCTGTCTTCACAGTATGCATCAACAGTCACTGCTTCCCTATCAATTGTCAATTTGTCACAACGCCTCAAATTTATCTTATGTCATTGGCAGCACCACAAGCAGTCTGCATCTAGCTTTGGAAGAGGAACAGGCTACCCTGTGGAGGTGACACAGGCAACCCAAAGCAAACAAATGAAATCTGAGATTCAGCTTCAGAGTGGCCTATCGAGTTACATTTAAGATGGTCAGTGTTGGTGCAGTGCGGGTGTGAACCTGAAATGGACTATATTATCAATTTCCGTCCATCATGCTTAATTTCAGTTAATACACTTAAACTTTATGTTGCTGAAATTTGAACTAAAGAACAGTGAAGCATCAAGTAGCACAAAAGAAATTCAAGTGCAATCATTCCCCTTTTGCTATTTAAAACTATAAGAACAGGGAtacaaattgatggaaaagctcaacatgtctggcagcatctgtggagagaaatcggagttaacattaactttgatttcactccacagatgctgcaaacatgctgagcttatccagcaatttcctttttgcctctcaattacagcatttatcgttctttcagtttttatttcataagAGGAGGGAGTTGGAATAAAGATGCCTGCTGATAAATAATAATATGCTGCACAATATTATCATGAAAAGTTGAAGTATCAAATCTCGTAAAACAATATTTAAGATTGGTACCTGTGCAGGAGCTCCTTCATGAATTGGTCATTTGTTGAATCTTTTATCGGAACATCATGATCTTTATAGCCACGGTGTTTTGATGCAAAGCTACTTTTTCTACTGTTGTGTGTTTCATGCATTTCAATCTCACAACTTGTGTTTGGAGCAGCACAATCTAATTTTTTAGTGAAGTTGGTATCTTTTTTCACAACTTGGTTATCCTCACAGGTTTTATCGCTCTTTCTTTTGTCTTTTCTCTTGTCAAGTTTTGTTTGCTTCATTTCTGAACcatttttggcttctttcttttCATCTTTGGATTTTGTAACATCAGACTTTTTGTTATTCGGAGCTGGCAACTTGCTTTTCCGAAACCCAAACCACTTAGCTATTGAAGGTCCAGTCTTTTGTTTTATCTCTGCTACCTGAAATTTGTCTTGTCCATGCACCTTCTgcatattttgttgaattcccAACATGACTTTCGCTTCAATGCTACATTGCGTCCCAGAAGCGGGAGTAGAAATGGCTACTTTGTCTGAAGTTTCAGGCTTTTTTGAGAGGTTTTCTTGTTTCTTGATGACTTTTACCATATTAACTTTGGGGGGACTCTGTGATTTGCTCATATGTTCCAATGGAGATTTATGCGGTGAAGACTGATGCTCATGTCCTGTCTTCCCTTTCTGAGGCATTGGTTTGGACTTTTTCTCACTGGATTTATCACCTAGAGGCAGACTTTGAACTTCTTTCTGAGGTGGAGACTGGCTGCCATCACACTTAAAAGAGCTGAGATGGCTATCTCCCTTTGGTGGAGTTCTGCAAGGTAACTTGCTCGGACTGCTGTGATGGCTGCTTGAGCTGTTTACACTTCCATAGGACACTTGGCGTGAATAGGAAAAATCCCCTATTCTTGGAGAATGTGAAGGGCTTTGAGTAGCTGATGAACTATTGGCAGGATTTGTTTGCATTGCTTCTGTTGCTCCGGTAGAGTTTTGCCTTGTCAGTGAATTGCCTCTTTCTGTCGTGTTTGTAATTATCTGGGTTCGCACCTTTCCCGGCCCATCGACCATTGAAACAAAAGGTTTCTCCCCAGTCTGATTGCTAAAGCTCTGGCTTCGAGCTTTAGCACCATTCATGCCTAGGGCTGGTTTTAGGTTTGGTTTGCTATTAGCTGAAACTGACCTCTTAAATGCCTTAATTTCTATGCTGTCAGCATCATTTCCATCAGCTATGCTTCTATCGGGTTTCATTTTATCCTCAAAGTCTGTAGGAAAACCTATTTTAACAATAAGGTCATCTTGAAGGTCACCACTTTTCTTGAAGTCAACTAATGAATCTCGTTGTTCTAGAGATTTTGTATTTTTTGATATATCAGCCTGCCTAGATTTTACTGGAATTACGTTTCCTTTCGAGTAAATATTAATAGTATCTTTTTCATGCTTCCCGGGTACAGTTAAACTTTTTCTCAGTAATGGGGGAGACTTTAAAAATCCTTTTAATCCAACAGGAATGCGAGTTTTCAAGTTTTTATCATCAGAGTAGTAAATATTAGTAGGACAAGGAGATGACAGACCAGAAGGCAGTGGCTGAGATGTTGGTTCATTTATACCTGAGGCATCACactgccaggatgttgataaaaCACTGGATGGTTTGCATTGTAACATCAACTTACTTTCACATGATTGCCCTGCGTTAGCAGTGAAGGTATTTTGTGGAGATGGATGCTTTTGATTTGCATGAATGCATGTTAAACTTCTAATAGCTTTACCAGTGCTTTGAGGACAAGGTTGAATGTTCACTGATGGAGAAGTATTTGAACAATTTGCTTTCGGATATGGCTTTTCAAAACAGTCCATTGTCAAATCTTTAATGCCTCCATTTGATTCCTGGGATTGTTGTACTGAGTTTCTGTCATGATGGGAACTGCATACATCAGCCACTTCTGGGACCTTCTGAGTTTGCTGACTTTGTACTTCTTTAGTCAGTTGGACACAAGTTGACACAGAACTTGTAATCCTATGTGTGTTTAAAGAAGCAAGTGTATCGTTGTTTGTGTCGACAGGAATAGGTACTTCAGTTTTTGTCATTATATTTAGTGAACGTTCACAATTTGGTCTGAATAGTAATGAAGTAGATCTCcctggtgggggtggaggtgatGGAGAATTGATTTCTTCTTGTTTCAAATGATCACATTTATCCCGTGTGGGATGTTCTCCATGATCTGTCATCTGTCTTCTGGATGATAAAGATCCTTCGACCATATTGGTATGGCTCTTTTCTGTTTCACTGTGGAATGTGACTTTAGAGTTTTGAGGAAGCTGTGGGTTATATTTTGGATTGTCAGAACCATCTTTTAAACAGTGACTAATAGTAATACTTGGCATTTTTAAATGTTTGGAAAGTTTTGCATTTGATAATGATTGCGACTTGTCTAGGATAAGAGAAGGAGATGTTGAAAACGTATTGCTAATATCAGTGCTGTTTAGTTTAGAGGCTTTCTGTGGCGAGCTTTTACCTCTGCTAGGTATTTTGCTTAGACGTGGCTTTTGAGTAGAATATGTCTGCAGGGAAGATACACAGTTTGATTTATAGGCTGCATTAAAAGTTGGCTTCAATAATTTTTCCTGTTGAAAAATGTCTGGTGTCAATGGCCTGTCAGAGTTTACAGAATCTGTATGAACACTAGAACTGAGTATTGTCTTGTTGACATCAGGGTCTTCTAGCTGTTTTTGCTCGGCATGACCTTGCAATGACTCTAAGACTGTATAATTCCTTGCATCACTTCCTTCTTGACAACCCATCAGCCCTTGAGGCATCAAGGCAGCCTCTTTAGCAAAAATACTTTGCTGGTGATTCCCATCTAAAACAATTGGACTAGAAGCTTCATTTGAAGACACAGTGACACTTGCTATCTGCTGGGAATTAAATTTAATTGGCTGACCATCCTCAGCATCAAACACTATTGAAAGGCATTCAGCAGATGACGTTTTTACAGATTTGTTGGACTGACAATTCTCTTTCAATAAGTTCAAAGTCTTTGGTCTGTTGTCAGAGCAATTTGACAAATGGCCTTCATCTTTATCTGCAGATGAGAAGAATGTGTTTTTGCAACTGAGTAAGTTTGCATGACTCACTGACCGCTTGTCAGTCAATAAACTTGTTACACAATCAGAAGAATTTATTTCTTCCTTGCATTCCAGATGCACTTCATCTATCATTTCAATATCTTCAGTGTCAGATAGCTGGATAGTTAAATCTTTACTTTGTGGTTTGGTCAGATTGAACTGCAATTTCTTTGCAGGTGACTTGTCGTTTGTACACAGTTTTTCACTTGACTGAAAGCTACTGACGAAACTAGTCAACTTTTCAGGCATTTCtcttgagtttgtgtgtgtaagcCTTTCTGAAACACATTTTACGCTGCCATCCCAACTGAACAGACTATCAGACACACTGTGTGTTAGTTTGTTATGGAATGATTTGCAATCTCTATTTGGCACCTCAGCTTCGGTGGTTATGATCGCTGCACAGTCATCATCTGGATCATCATGTGAATCAGAATCATACCCAAATATTTTACTTTGCTCTAGGTACATGTCTTTATTGGCAGCTCTAAAATGTGCCTGACCTTTAATCTTGCAGCGATTGTGACATTTTAGGCCAAGAGAGTAAATCCCTTCATTTGAGTTCATGCAATCCTTGTAAGTCCATTTTGACGCAAATGAGGATGACTCTGATGAAGATTTTTTCTTTTGTAGCTTCTTTAATCCGTCCAGGATGTGGCTTTCTTTCTCTCGAATTGGAGGTAGTTCTTCAGCAGGACTAGAAAGATTGCTGGGAAGCGAGGAGCCAATACTGAGCCTTTTTTCCCAGCTTAGAGAAGActataaatgaaaagaaaaacattacTAATTTAATCAACAAATTCTTACAAAGGGATAACTGATTCTTACAAAATGGTTACTGATAATAGAATATGCCATATTTTGTTTACTCATTGGAAGCAAATAAAGCACAAGTAAAAAGACAAAAGCATGGGTAAAGAAGCAGACTACCGTCGTCATCCATTCTTGTTATTTGAGAGTCGACGTACATGTAGGGATTTGTTGTAGTTGTTaatttttataattcattcacaggatgaaggcatcactggctaggccagaatttattacccacctctaattgcccagagggcagttaagagtcaacttaCATTGCcttgggcctgaagtcacatgtaggccagaccaggtaaggatggcagcttctttcACTAGcaaaccagatgaatttttacaaACAATTACCAACTGTTCTGTGGTCACCTTTAGgcacttaattccagactttttaaaaaaaaaattgaattcaaattctaccatctgccaaggcaTGATTTGAACGcagatccccaaaacattacctgggtccctggattaacagcccagcaataataacaCTAGGTCATTGTCTTCCCTATATGCCTGCTTATTTGTAGTGCTGTCCTTTTTTAGACTTGCTAAATTATGACTAATTCTTGAATAAAGGTCCTGAACATCTGCCCAAATCAAAGTTGAAGAATGAATGACAAAGGACCGTATTTGAGACAAAACACAATTTTCTTGGggctctgtttctttttctgcatGAAACATTTTCTGCTTGTCGGTGTAACAGATTAATTTTCGATCCAAAGTCTTTTATTATGGTGATATAGCTGGGAGTTTCATTGGCCCCCTAGAACATTTTTCCACTTTAAACCCTCAGGCCTCCATTGAACTAAGGGCTTGTTGGTATTCATCCAGTTAAGGCCAGTAAGCAGATCCCAAACCAAGTACATTTGATTCCAAAGAGGTTCAAAAGCCTTTTGCTCAATGAGGATCATGAGGCTAGAAAAGGTAACTAATCTTTGAGGTGTTGTTGATCTTCCTCTCCATTGTTAGGAAGGTGGAACACCATTCAAACATTTCAGCAGACAGTCAGCTTCAGTAATGACGATGTACTCTTACAGCAATATACACCCGTGTTGTCATTGTAGTTGACACCATTCCCTGGATTGGGGACACTGACTGCAGCCTACGGGTGAAGCAGACAATTGTTtcactctgagataacaaagtgtggagctggatgaacacagccggccaagcagcatcttaggagcacaaaggctgatgttttgggcctggaccctttctgatgaagggtctaggatgaaacatcagcttttgtgctcctaagatgctgcttggcctgctgtgctcatccagctccacactttgttatctcggattctccagcatctgcagttcccattatctctgatcacagctgTTTCACTCTGCTGCTCTTGTGTCAACAGAGTGTTCCCCCAGAACTCTGGGCTTAATGCTGTTAAAACTGTTTAATAGAAAGTGCTATTCTTAGCCAAGTGCATTAACGCTCTTGAAACGTGGCGGTCAGATGACTTTCATTCAGTAGGACTCAAACTGTACCCTCTTACTGCATGTCTTTCCTTCATTCCAAGTAAAGGATCCACTTGAATGTTCACTGCAGGCACTTGAGAGAGAGAGTTCACTGCTGCTACAGCTGCTCCTGGGATAAAGTTGACTTGGTACTGGCAGATTTAATTGACTCTGGCACTTTAAAATAGTTGGAATATTCTCCAGAGCTCCCTGTTAATGCAAAAATGGTATACTAGTCATATAGTGGAATTGCTC
The window above is part of the Stegostoma tigrinum isolate sSteTig4 chromosome 7, sSteTig4.hap1, whole genome shotgun sequence genome. Proteins encoded here:
- the nckap5l gene encoding nck-associated protein 5 isoform X1, which codes for MDHMDSNKYVQEVLKQLEESQKNVQKEKLAVSQLQRVIARSESQGTMCEKLMDELEEERCLRLETEKRLREVILESEISTSQMQALQEQFARMEETVRNLLQNQGALGQCSGSTADVLKACQGKLSEEAAACTETAADINATDQYSHSESSIVEQERTGHLLERLRTLEAENSALALENEHQREQYERCLDEVANQVVQALLTQKDLREECLKLRTRVFDLEQQNRALSVLFQQRVRLASDSLLQKLHSRIVDLSSGDLFSNAERNRSPIQSRITETQIHGALENIPTILKCQSQLNLPVPSQLYPRSSCSSSELSLSSACSEHSSGSFTWNEGKTCSKRSSLSWEKRLSIGSSLPSNLSSPAEELPPIREKESHILDGLKKLQKKKSSSESSSFASKWTYKDCMNSNEGIYSLGLKCHNRCKIKGQAHFRAANKDMYLEQSKIFGYDSDSHDDPDDDCAAIITTEAEVPNRDCKSFHNKLTHSVSDSLFSWDGSVKCVSERLTHTNSREMPEKLTSFVSSFQSSEKLCTNDKSPAKKLQFNLTKPQSKDLTIQLSDTEDIEMIDEVHLECKEEINSSDCVTSLLTDKRSVSHANLLSCKNTFFSSADKDEGHLSNCSDNRPKTLNLLKENCQSNKSVKTSSAECLSIVFDAEDGQPIKFNSQQIASVTVSSNEASSPIVLDGNHQQSIFAKEAALMPQGLMGCQEGSDARNYTVLESLQGHAEQKQLEDPDVNKTILSSSVHTDSVNSDRPLTPDIFQQEKLLKPTFNAAYKSNCVSSLQTYSTQKPRLSKIPSRGKSSPQKASKLNSTDISNTFSTSPSLILDKSQSLSNAKLSKHLKMPSITISHCLKDGSDNPKYNPQLPQNSKVTFHSETEKSHTNMVEGSLSSRRQMTDHGEHPTRDKCDHLKQEEINSPSPPPPPGRSTSLLFRPNCERSLNIMTKTEVPIPVDTNNDTLASLNTHRITSSVSTCVQLTKEVQSQQTQKVPEVADVCSSHHDRNSVQQSQESNGGIKDLTMDCFEKPYPKANCSNTSPSVNIQPCPQSTGKAIRSLTCIHANQKHPSPQNTFTANAGQSCESKLMLQCKPSSVLSTSWQCDASGINEPTSQPLPSGLSSPCPTNIYYSDDKNLKTRIPVGLKGFLKSPPLLRKSLTVPGKHEKDTINIYSKGNVIPVKSRQADISKNTKSLEQRDSLVDFKKSGDLQDDLIVKIGFPTDFEDKMKPDRSIADGNDADSIEIKAFKRSVSANSKPNLKPALGMNGAKARSQSFSNQTGEKPFVSMVDGPGKVRTQIITNTTERGNSLTRQNSTGATEAMQTNPANSSSATQSPSHSPRIGDFSYSRQVSYGSVNSSSSHHSSPSKLPCRTPPKGDSHLSSFKCDGSQSPPQKEVQSLPLGDKSSEKKSKPMPQKGKTGHEHQSSPHKSPLEHMSKSQSPPKVNMVKVIKKQENLSKKPETSDKVAISTPASGTQCSIEAKVMLGIQQNMQKVHGQDKFQVAEIKQKTGPSIAKWFGFRKSKLPAPNNKKSDVTKSKDEKKEAKNGSEMKQTKLDKRKDKRKSDKTCEDNQVVKKDTNFTKKLDCAAPNTSCEIEMHETHNSRKSSFASKHRGYKDHDVPIKDSTNDQFMKELLHRVDKKAVHQKENGSNHVSCRNMSKGNSHGSVFPSNSISAEANLGMNFKMKPATEIQCEIHQESLIDSDGEGDTNLCENYVELWQLSDPSSGNPSNWQDLSYENQGNLKIMTVAERRNIDPDNVKEAITESAGQDQIIGSSCQMRTLDSGIGTFPLPDSTNRATGRHVPKTKSYLECDISLSLQEAHHLINASQKAKTLEREVPCRAEYSNPGPDMIGHSTSDPTVSAKAVQAFQSCLPKPSPAGFLQPKYKVQDDVNQHCLPAQLPNICKSEHSNLPERMKDFQQPGSSQVLGTQWQAMHLCSQSSSSSDNETEAEFRIDETGTERKELFNKMKNSKHGNQQHHIDNYPCFGTASTVISFCQQNLYMHCGKEMQQFVVKQLHSDLSNNGKLGAIPNNAKQVKKEEPSSKLSSLPTVSLDTLNRINSTRPHITGEEKDCPTEPEAEKESVGKEEDPSTRLPGKNSVDNLESLSDSLYDSFSSCASQASNEV